AAACTAACTTTTAAACGAAATTATTTTGTCGTTCTAAAAACGTATCAATAGTATGGCAGTCGTCATCGCGTGTTTGTTTACGTGACAAAAATGTACTGTACATTGGGATCAATTATTAACATATATTCGAAACGtcccattatttttatttaaactgtaactaatgtttttattatagagcgtttttattttgttttaatgtaaaactgtacattttatatgatCTTTGCAGTCCACAATGTCAGAAGGAGGCGAACAGTCATTTAAGGCTGTGGACTTGGAGCTGAAGGCTCCAGAATCTCCCCAACCAGACATCAATCCTCCTCAACAAGAATGTCCTGCAGAAACAGATAAGCCCAATGCACCTCCTCCAGAGGCCAAAGATGAAACCAACACCTCCCAACGTACAGCTGTGGTTAAAGCTAAATGGGCATCAACTGTGGATCAGTTTAAAATGAAGAGATTTTTTGTCCTTAGGGTAATGTCTTAACTTTTTAATGTCtaatagatcagtggttttcaatcttGTCCCAGGGGACCCACAGCTCTGCATATGTATTGACACACCCAGTTCTGTTCACGGATCTCTCCCTTAATGAGCTGATCAGGTATGTTAGATAAGAGAGACAGTGGGTCCCCTGGGAACAGTTTGAAAATGACTGTATTATGTTATGATGGTGTAATTTGTTAGTCATTATTAGGAGACATAAGTTGCATTAGAATAGCATACCATGTTGGCTTCGCAGAACAAAAGACTGCACGCAGCAGCACcttttgtaaatataaatgtgctCACTCACCCATTGAGCAAACAATTATAGCAATGAGTGCGGCTTGTTGACATGTAAGCCAATAGTGAGTCAAACATATAATTTTCACCTGCCTGCAGAGATCGCCAATGGCTGCCTTCCTGCTTTCTACTTCTCCAGTTTACCTGTGGATATTTGATTAGCAAATAGTGTCTGTTGGCCAGCCCAGAAACCTAATTTGGTGTTCACGTGAACGTAGTTAAATGAAATCACTTCATTCCTCAAAGCCAttgttttcatcttttctgataTACAATTGCATATACAGGTTTATCAGCACTAATGTGTACTGCATTGTGAATTGTGTAAATCTGTGGCATCTCTGGCTCTTTATTTGTTGTGAGGAACAACCAAGTTGCCAAACCCACCATGAGTACATGCATGAATGTCATAAGTCATTTCATTTCACCTAAAAATGCAGAACACCCACATCGATTGTTTCAAGACGCACATTATCTCACACAACTTCCATGTGCAATGGCATGACAGGGCTAAGAATAAATCTAATATATTGAATATTGTGCAGTTATTGTTGTCTGGAAGTTGTTTAATACAcactaaaaatggctgggttatttttagccCATAATAGGTAAATATTGGAAAGTTAAACATCCCAGCATTAGGTTAAAAACCAGTGGTGTGTTCTGTCTGATATTTACGCaacatgggttaaaaataacccagccatttttagtgTGTATACATTTTCTACAATTAAATAAGATGAACGCAATTAAATTACAACAAAACACACTTTGACTTTGTGTACATGCATAAGTCTGCAAGAATATTGTGATTTGGATATTAATATTGTGAATTTATCAGTGTCACACACCCACATTTCAGATTCTTTCCTTTCTGAacattaaaaccaataaaaaatACTTGCGGGTTTTTATCGTAGCTTACATCACCCGTCAGTTTTGTAAATTGCCACATAAAAGGCAAGATGGGGTAGATTGCAACAGCAAGAAAAGAATTTGTATGTCTTGGTTCATAAAGACGTGCACATAATATACAGCCATGTGCACAGAAATACAGTAACTGTATGGGGCATGTGAACATGCCCTAACCAGAATTTCAGACTTAACTGGATCATGGTGTGCATGTAGACCTGTTTAACCTGGCGTATGTAATGTAACAAAGTTGTCATGTGACCTAACTACTAAGAAGCACATGTAAACCAACCGATCAGGCAGATTTACAGTACACAagcacaaaaacattttgtaatTATGCAATGAATTTTGCATCACAATAGGCACTTATTGACTCCTAAAGGTGAGACTAAGTGTAATGTAATTAATATGAATTTTTGTGCTCTTTCTTTACATGTTAGCCTGGTACTTTGGACCATGCCATTGAAGAGCTTAAAGCTCTGGTGGACCCCTTAGAAGATGGTGTTGTCCAGAGTGTTTGGCTTATGGCTgagtaagttttttttttttattatataactgTCTGAAAGATAACATATTAGTTAAGCTTAGGATAACTTAGGAAAACTCCTTTTCAAAACTAAATTGTGCTCAATTTGGTGCTAGAGTCAGTGCTCTCTGGTCTGTGTTTCTTTTCTTAGAAAAACAGACAATGACTTATCATATTTTGCGACTGCATACCCTATTGCCATAGTCTTTGCTTATGATTTGCCTTTGCTTGCTTTAGATTCGAGAGTCAtaagaaataaaattcataacaACAAAGTTTAGATGCAGTATGCATGGGTGAAGTGATTAGTTTTGTTATATCTAATTTTGTTTTGCATCAGTCTTACCAGACTGAGATTATTGTTCTGAATATTTTACCTGGTGTCCCGGCCCTAGCCGCTGATGTTAGTGGTCCCtcatttaaagggcacctattatctcaatttttacaagatataatataagtctcaggtgtgcccagaatgtatctgtgaagttttagctcaaaatatcactGGTGTGCCAGATAGATATGCACATTGGATACAAGCCTTGTGTGTATCTTGTCTCTGATAAGAAGCAGTTAAAGGAAGGAAGTTTgagaaatgtcccctttatgCCCTGGAGCTCTCTTCTCCATACATGGCAGCACTTCTCTGAAACCATTTGGGTAAAAACGGTTTCAGAGGGTAAAAAAACCTAATTTAAAATGGTGGCTTATGCATCAGTTTTCCGAGTGCATCTTTTTGTTTTGACATAAGATTCAGGATCGGAAAATAAGGGAATGCAAATGTTAAGAATGCCAAAGGCAACTGCCGGAATTCAGAAGCTTTTAGAATATCTAATCCTACATAATTTAGACCAACGTGCTTATAGACAGTCTACTGTATGACCGACAAGTTGAAATGAACTTGTATCTGTACAAAGAAGACCCTACACATTTttcacaacaacaaaaaaacattgcaaGAATAATACAAGTATTTGTATGATATACATGTAGTTTTTGTTCATGTGTTTTACACTTTCAGACAAAAATAGTCCAAATGCTTCCTACAATCTAAAAAAaggatgtgttgtttttaacacattcgttttttGGAGTGTAGCTAGGGCTATATGTACCATTATATTACAGAGATATGTACACATTTGGTaccaaaatatattaaatactaatatgcactctttggtaccaatacagTATGTAGCACTGAGGTACTAAAATTAACTCTGCACCATTGACAGCTAGGAACTATTCTGGATACCATTTTGACCATTATTTTGCCGTGTATAGGCCAGAGCAGAGCTACTTGCTGTGTATTCTGCTATGGCAATTTATGAAGATAACACTGaataactgaaataaacacaTACTTTAAAAGCTTTCCTAAATGTACCTCACAGTATTCTTAAAGATTAAATTGTAACTCAATTTAGTGGtgaaaatcaataaataattttggaTCATAGTTCCTTTTCTCCAGCCCTGCAGTCTCATGGTGAATGAGAGCAGGCTCTTAATGTAGCACAACATGTCTGTCAGTAAAGGTTTACCTAAACTGGCAGAACTTGTCTCTGATAAATAAAATCAGTCTAAAATGGTTAACGGGTTGTTGCCATTTTTCCCTATTTACAGATGCGAAATGGAAAATTATTGCAATGTTTACTATGCCAAGCATGAAGTGATTCATATATTCTGTGTACACTCTTAATAAAGGTGCAGAATGAATATAAGAACCAATTTGGCTGttgctaaaatattttttgtagtgTATAAAGCTCCTTAAGATTTTAAAAAGGTAAGACAAAAATCGTTCATTTAAGAACCTCAGACTGAATGGTTCTTAGTGGAACCAAAAGtgggttcttctatggcatcgctgtaaagaaccttttgtaacacatttattttgtcaaTTCTCTCCTGTGTTAAAATGATGGAGTGTGCGCATGGACAATAAATACCTAATTTATTTCTAACCCCTCCCTCTTTTACTGTGTAGGATAGATCATTGGAACAATGAGAAAGAACGTGTGGTCCTCATCACAGAAAACACCCTCCTTATCTGCAAGTACGACTTTGTCATGCTCAGCTGTGAGCAGATCCAAAGAGTTCCACTCAACTACATTGACCGCATCTGCCACGGTGCCTTCTGCTTTCCACAACACTCCCTCCTGACGAGAGTAACACCTTTAGGGTCTGTTTATTCGGTATTGAAAAGGCCACACGCATGCAACAAAATTGCCCTGAACCATATTCGTTCGTCATCAGTTTCTCATCTTGTACCTGTATTtgattttctgctgaaatgTGAACTTcagaaacaaaaacacaaacacaaaagaatATCTCCACGCACCACTTATCATTATTTTACAGGCTGTTGCCAGCAGTCTTGTGCAGTCAAAGTCTTTCAGAACTTCTTTTTTAGTTTCTCCGCTGATATACTGCCAGTTCGGCTCATCAGTTAAAATTCCTCTCCACCCTTCGCATGTCACGCTCAATTGCATGATAGGAGGAAAGTCTGAGGAAGGACACAGTGTGAGGAGAGGTGATCTATAGATGACAGCTGGCAGGTGCAAACAGGGCTTGTCAGGAGTGAGAAATGGGTTCATGTTCTGCTTCATTGAGAGCATTGTGGGTAGATGATTTCAGGATAATTGAGGTGGTAACTGTGAGTAAACACAAGGAAAAGCCAGCGGTACTTGGTTTGGCTGGATGGCAACTGCTTGGAGATTTCATTAGTAATGTAGTATTCAAAAGCATTTGATAATCTTGTAACCTTCTTTTGTAAGTCTTTTGTTTTCACCCACTTTACTCTGACATAAGGTTGTATGATAAAAATAAGTCACCAAACATACTTAAAGCACAACAATTGCAATGAAGCGTTTGCGATAACTTGCAATGAGTCTGTTACAGCGCTGTGAAGGATTTTTGGCCCACTCATCTTTGCAGAATTCAATCTGCAAATTTCAATGTAATTCAGCCACATTGGAGGGTTTTCATGAACCACCTTATCAAGATCATGCCATAGCATCTCAAAaggattgaggtcaggactttgaCTAGTTCACTcccaaatttttattttgtttttacaaacaaaattattttctcattttctcatatttgaggcgtggtttacaaatgcccagagccgtttattgggcgctaagAATTGGGCGCtatagctcatagccaatcgtttcaataataccatgacgtatgtagagcgacatgaattcaaacgtaaacaacTTTTCTCGGGTAGgcgtgcacacagctgaaagctatgcaactaaaccggtagctgtatattgttattgaaaagcaacacagtttagtggcactgtgacaaccacaggagaggcataatgacaatatgatataaataaataccacttaccatttataagttcaTTGTACTTCGTTGACGATGATACCTAGCAGGTTGCTCCTATAAAACTCcgtggctatcatgtcttgccatatccaaacatccttcttggatataaaattgttaaagttgctctttttttaataaacttgcgtttaaaactacttagaacactatctaaggctgcatcgaaaagtaactttgtgtctgctgccgtgttggataaacaaaactgcttcggtgtgtcgcatagtcgtcgtcatcgtcttgctgccccctccccgttctgtgattggttccctctTTCAAGGGCAAAActggtccatagtttccatgctagacttgtaaataattttgcACGCAatgcagcatggggaaacccaggctacaGCCACAACAGAGAGCAGAGCGAATGTCAAGAGTACAATGTGTGTGGATTTACTGATAGATGATATTTGGATCTGTGTAGttcttaaaggtgacatagaatgattgaacggagtatttatccttgttctgtgatgtgacatgtagacaatttttttttttgtttgggtctgtaatgccttagaagcttcctaaaaacctctctcagatagctctattagggtgggagATTTttaacaagtggttttgcacctatttggctccctctactggcttaacttgcaatctcattactgattggctgactttgctgccacttgaaaatgtagccaattattttaaagtggaggggcagttagatgcctgtgatgtcataagcatcagtttttcagattgggctgttttctggctgacatttctaaaagaggaatttctatgagactgagatgtttagcatgtttagcactttttgtatgtttgtgaatgcgggtagactaccattattcaacaaagacaaggtaaaaatggtttttcattctctgtcccctttaaaggaaatAGTTAAAACCATAAAAAATCTATTTCCATAATCAGGGCAATTATGAAAACGTTTGAATTGACTGGAGATATTGCAAAGAATGATCAGCTTGAGGAATAATTTGAGTGGCCAAAGACTCTTCAAAGATCACATATGGAGAACTTCAGAAATCAGTTTAATCTTGGGGTCCGAAAGCTTTAAAAGAGTAGTTTGGGacagtttaaaaaacaaatctttTGCTTGCATGCAACAACAAACTCCAGCATATTTCTTTGCTGTAGCTACTGGGACTTTAAACCGGACTGGGTTCTGTGGCCAtatgaaacaaaaaaagaagaggtgactggtgcggagagtgagtgctgcaggtcatgttacgtgttgaaatggcaagtgggaatgaagtctgcccggagttggaggatgcgccagcaTCGTATAAGTTTCGtgtgtggattttttttttatttcatgttacctatgatgacagcggaaataaaacaatagatagaactgcattctatgggttgaatgtgttcgaacagccacacgcgacagcccatttatctaatctgaggtactgaacacaattgttttacgtcttttctgacttctgctgggaacatacggtgaacagcgctatttttagccttttgttgataaaacgaaagcggctgatttccgcgtagtttcattttgctagcgtgtgaaagttgcgcaatcttatttcataaattgcccctcaaagtaatcatgacaaaagtggtcaaaagtgaacaaaagagacggatttcaatactacaggtgtaaacgttatgtttctctctcgtccacatatatttaagcagcctctctgtgataaatcttagagctacactgaagttagcagtttgataaatgcaagttatctttgtgtgctaaaaaggcacacaagttcatgtagatggcaatacacagtctatttttttgccaaataaataaaaaacatgtcttccctcttgctgtatcaaaatctcacctggctttcctcagagatggtcctaataatgtgcttaaagtcaaattcagtttgtgcattattacatgatataactttttaatactgttATCCTAAAATATGGATAATTaagacattaataagataatccatttctggagtgttaaaaaattaaaagaaaaaataacaacgagaaccgtactgaaccgagaaccgtgaccataaaaccgtgatacgaaccgaaccgagggttttgtgaaccgtgccacccctacagTTTATTGACCTGAACCATATAGAAAATTATTAAAGTGAACTGAAGAGGAGAGAGCACTAACATTTAAAGGGTCTGGAGAAAATTTGTATGATGGAATAATTTAAGATCACTTCCCATTCTTCAACCTCATTAGACATTTATAGAAAGAGAGCTGTTATCCTTGCAAATAAGGGTAGCAAAGAGTATTACATTACGGGGGTGAAGGGGGCAATAATTGTTGCCAACGTGTATttaccgaggggcaaccttccgatctctatgatgaagccaatacggaagtgacttaaactgcaatttatcgactggccgcttgaggctggctccaaaagggagtcaattcccatagaccaccATGTTAAaagacaagttcggtattttacacttaaagccctgttttcagattgtttatggtgaaatagaacggttttgaccgaaatttcgacatatgcggctgtcctgagaattttcaggtgtttgtgtttcacctcacacctctacaatgggtttaatggtgcactggaacaatccttcctaaaatgcattaaactttcgtttacaaagaggtgaaactcaccgagtggtcaggggtgttcactgatagaaaaatcgctgcaaaagatgctttccaacagctgttttagcattcgttgttaacttgtgacctttttttccaaacgcctcacacccgtacattcttccacttagagcttgaataatagacactccagcccaggtggtggcgctaatccgccattgccaattgcaagaatagaaacaaagttcccggtggcggagtaataccgtacctcacagcacatctaatacaagtcaatggagttggcaaaaactacgataaaacctgttggtaAACCtgtgcgtattttgcagcgatttttgtgtgagcataccagtgaacacccctgaccactcggtgagtttcacgtctttgtaaacaaaagtttaatgcattttaggaaggattgttccggtgcgccattaaacccattgtaaaggtgggaggtgaaacacaaacacccgaaaattctcggggcagccgcatatgtccaaatttcagtcaaaaccgttctatttcatcataaacaatctgaaaacagggctttaagtgtaaaataccgaacttgtcctttaaaaatgcccaactttacagtacaaaataatatttatagcctggtacaaaaggtgtttttggtctgtatagctttaagcttcaaaaacgatcttcacaaaccaataggtgacgtcacggacactacatccatattttttttacggtctatggtaTTTACCAAAGGTGCCAGTATTTTTGTCCACAACTGTAGTTACactctttaaaaaaagatgctttaatgtttttttacagcgatgccatagaataaccatttttggttacacaaagaaccattcagtgaAATGTTCCCAAAGAACCACTTCATTCTTacattttataatctaaagaacctACCAACCTTTccactacaaagaacctttgtgaaacagaaaggttcttcataTGGTACCAAACAGTGTTGTGTAGGTACAATCAATATCTTCAAATCATAGATTTTTGTATATATGCTATTATTTCACTCAAAGGCTTTTGGATCTTATTCATTTCTATACTTTTTCCCATCCTCAGTATGACGTCTCACGCCTAAAACGAACAAAGAAGTAAAATCTGCGACGATGAGTCATTTTCTCAACCGCATTAGCAGTTTTTTACAGGGTGATAATACCTATGGTGCAGCAGGATTTAGCAAATGGTATCAGAGGGGAAGGAGGCCAGAGTCTTTTCTTCTCTTGATTTTTGTATGGAGGGATTATGTGAATGGAAATGGGATGTAAGGAGGACTTTATTTAACGTGGGGAGGGGAGTACAGCTCTTGTGTAACCGATTAGTGGTAGAAATTAATGTAGTCCTTTTATCCAAACCTTTTAAAGCTGGCTCAGGGGACACCAGCTCAAGTAAAACTAATTTGATGAATAAAATGTAATGCGGCGTGAAGTGCTTAGGAGAGGCAGGCCGTATTGGGCTGACTTTATCTCCCCACATTACATTCAATTATAAATAAAACGCTACTGAAAACCACCCCAGAGTGCTGTAGGGAGAAAGGCGAGCTTTAAACCAAAaccactttctttctttcttttttctattttatttattaatttctttcCATCATAGTCATTTTTTTCTGCTTCAATCTTAATCTCTTGCTCAGACTGCCTGTacttttctctttaaaacaAGTGTGCAGACTGTTCTCCATTTAGCTCCACTTAAATGTCATTCTTATTGATCTCCAGTTGCCATGTCTACTCCGTTCCTTGCTTCTGATCACTTCAATTCATGAGCTCATTGT
This genomic interval from Misgurnus anguillicaudatus chromosome 8, ASM2758022v2, whole genome shotgun sequence contains the following:
- the tprg1 gene encoding tumor protein p63-regulated gene 1 protein — translated: MSEGGEQSFKAVDLELKAPESPQPDINPPQQECPAETDKPNAPPPEAKDETNTSQRTAVVKAKWASTVDQFKMKRFFVLRPGTLDHAIEELKALVDPLEDGVVQSVWLMAEIDHWNNEKERVVLITENTLLICKYDFVMLSCEQIQRVPLNYIDRICHGAFCFPQHSLLTREGEGVRVFWDKLREPTFSARWNPFSVNYPYTTFTYHPVRSANEQMGNLCEINNFMEQLNLAAQKAHSRNPIPGKANGVLVLNQPIQIEAYVGLMSALGNQNKLGYCLARGNIGF